ACTGGCAGCGATGATGCTAACGCCGTAACCATCCCGCTGAATCAGCTGGGCTATGCATACGATCAGATTGAATTTGGCGAATTTGCCACAATGAGTTTGACCGATATTCAGGCCTACGACGCGCTGATTTATCTTGGGACAACCGATACTGCTGCCAACAACCCGCAAGAAGCCAAATTGGCCGAATATCTCGATGCTGGCGGGCGGTTGTTGATTGCTGATAACGATTTGGGCTTCTTCACGCGTACTGGCAGTTTTTATCAGCAATATCTTGATGCGAGCTATGGCGACGACGATCCTGAAACTGCTAATTACAACTTAATTGGGCTAGATTTCATGGCCGGAATCAATCCCATGGTGGTTGATTTCACGCCCGATTATTTCACGCCTGGCAGTTCATCTCGGGCGATCTTCCGCTATAGTGATGGCTCGGTTGGCGGCTCGTACATTGAGCGCAACGGCTACCAAGCAATTTATTTGGCAGTTGATTTCCGTAACTTTGGCACGAGCGCCTTTGGTGAGCCGATCGAACGCGATATTATTGAGGCGAGCCTTGATCAACTGTTTGGTGGGGCTGATCATATTTCTTGGTTGGAACTTGGGCCGTTGCGCGGCGAGGTGTCAGCAGGCCAAACTAGCTCGGTGGTAGTTAGCTGGTTCCCCGATCGGCTGAGCCAACCTGGAACCTACACTGGCACGGTGGTTTTAGCCCAAACAGCGGTCTACACCCAAACTGCCGAAATTCCAGTCAGCATTACAATTACACCCAATTCCAGCCAAGCCCGACTGAGTGGGGTTGTAACTGGATCGGGAGTTTGTAGCAATAGCCCCGCACCATTAGCTAATGTATTGGTGACGATCAACGATCAACAAGGCTTGGTTACAAGCGTGCGTACCAATAGTGCTGGCGAATATGTGGTGTTTGTGCCAGCGGGCGGCGAGTATAGCCTTGAATTTAGTGCTACCGACCACGTTGGTAGTAGCCAAAGCGTTACTGTTGCTGACGGTGAGCCAAGTGTTAATAATGTGCAATTGCGACTGGATAAAGGTTGTCTGATTGTTGGGCCACATGCGATCAATACCAATGTGGTGTTTGGTGAAAGCACAACCGAGCCGCTGTTTGTAATCAGCACCGGAGCGCAACCGCTCGATGTGGCAATTAGTGAAACCCGTGCCAAAACCGTCAACAGCGGCGATCTAACGCTGACCGAAGTTGATTACAACTGGATCGAAGCCAGCGACGGCACGAATTTGAATATGGGTGCTTACGATTTGGTCAATATCGTCACGCCATTTCCGATTAATTTGTATGGCGTGAGCACCACCGATTTGCGTATCTCGAATAATGGGGTGATGATCCTCAACAACCTAACTGGCTTGATTGAAATCTTCAATCCCAGCCTTGAGAATGCCATCCATAATTATGTGATTGCGCCCTACTGGGATGATTTGGATGATGAAACTGGTGGTGTGTATTGGAAAGTCGTCGGCGAAGCGCCCAATCGCGCAGTGGTAGTGCAATGGGAAAATCGCCCGCACTACAACAACTGGGATAACACTACCTTCCAAGCGGTGCTCTCAGAACAAGGCGATATTTTGTTCCAATACAAGGATGTTGATTTCAACGAACCATTCTTGGATTTTGGGGCCAGTGCTACGATTGGGGTGCGCGGCACACGCAGCGAGATTGCCCAATATAGCATTGATCGGCCAGTATTGCGCGATCGCATGGCTTTGTGTATCTCACAAACCTGCGATAGCTTGAATTGGCTGAGTGTTAGCCCAAATAAACTTAGCAATTTGACTGGTACGCCATCGAGCTTCCAACAAGTGAGCGTTGCCATCGATACCAGCAACTTTGAGACGGTTGGCGTTTACACCACCAATTTGGTACTGAACCATACCACGCCGCAACCGCCAGTAGTTGTTCCAGTGACTGTCAATGTAACCTTGCCCGAAGGTTATGGCGTGCTGAATGGTTTGGTTGAAACAACCTTGGTTTGTGATGTCAACCCAATACCGTTGGCCAACGTCAAAATTACGATTGACACTGAGCCGCCAACAGTTTTATATACCAATGGCATGGGCAATTATAGCCGCCCAATTCCAGCGGGCAGCTACAACGTCTTGGTTGAAGGCTACCCTAGCGCATTTACCAGTGTCAGCTATCCATTAACGGTTGAGGCAGGCCAGACCTATCAGCAAGATTCGCTGTTACGCTTGAAAGCGCCATGTTTGGATATGAGCAGCACGCCAGCGATTACCGCCACCACCGAATTGAATACCCCGATCACTGCCAGCTTTAGCTTGAGCAACATTGGCGCAGGTGTGCTTGATTGGCAGATTGAAGAACGCTTACCACGCCAAAAAGCCTTAGCGGCCAATGCCCAACGGGCATCAACCCGCCAAGCTGAAGTTCAACCACAGCTGGTTCCGACCAGCGAACGTTTGCTTGATGGCGGCTTCGAGGCCACTACGATTAGCGATAATGTGGCGACCAACCCCTATTGGAGCCAAGATTCGCGCAACTTTGCCAGCTTGCTCTGCACTGTAGAGTGTGATGATATTGTGCCGCATACTGGTGATTGGTTTATCTGGATGGGTGGGATTGGGTCAAACTTTGGCACTGAAACCAGCTATTTCAGCCAAGACTTCAGCCAAACCAGCTTTAGTGCTGGTACATTGAGCTTCTGGTTATCGGTTACCGCGCCGATGGATCGGCCTGATGATTATATGCGGGTGCTGATCAACAATAATGAAGTATTTCGGGTGACTAACGCTGATCGGGCCAATTACAGCAGCTACACGCTGGTAACCGTGCCGATTAATGAGCAAGTGTTGGGTGGTCGCGAGCTGCATAACATTCGCTTTGAAGCTCAGATTGTCCAAGGCGGCAATACCAACTTCTTTATTGATGATCTAAGCCTTGATTTAATCCAAAGCTGTGAGGGCGATGCAGTGGATTGGCTGCATGTTGTTCCGAACAGTGGCAGTATTGCCGCCGATAGCGAGCAAACAATTGATGTCGCGCTTGATCCAACGGGCTTGGCAGTTGGCACGCATACTGCAAGTTTATGCTTGATCACCAACAACCCCAATCGCCAAAACTTACGGATTCCCGTCAGCTTAACCGTTGAACCAGCAACGATCCCGAACTATCCGCTGTATCTACCGCTAATTATGCGCAACTAAGTACATACCCTGATTTTAAAATTCGTTGAGCGAAACCCCCTGTGAATTGAGGATCACAGGGGGTTTTTGTTAAGCAAAGATTAGATTTTGCTGATTAGAATGGGCAATTAAGTTAAATTTGCATAAAAAAATGCTTGCTAGTACAATAGTCCTATCCCCAAAGGGATAATGGATTTAAGAGATTGTTGCCCCGTAGCGCCTCAAACTGAAGCGTTAGAATACGCCCATAGCCAGTGAACGGGCTTTTTTAAGCTATAACTCTCACCAAACCGCGACAATCCCCTTTTGCTGAAAGGAGGGATACAATTTAATATTACTCTTTTGACATTTTAGCCACATGCTCACGATTGTACCTCTTGGAATTGACTGGTATTACATACACACTTGTGTGTGGAGGATGGCATGGCCAAATTCCCCTTCATTCGGCAAGCAGCCCTCATTGCAATGACGCTCTCATTGGGACTTCAAGGTGCGGCGCAACCAGCCCGTGCTGAAGTATTGCGTGCTCCGACTGCAACGACCAAGTTCCTCGTTGAACCAAACAGCCCAGCCAACAAATTTGTTCGCACGAATGGCACATTGATTGCCGATTATGGCTCTTTTTCAGTCTGGCAAGTTGCCACAAGCAACGCCAATAGCCTCAATCAATTAGCTGGCGCACAAGCTGCCGATCTTGATACGATTGGCTTACGGGGAATCAGCTTTAATCCTTTAAAGAGCGTTCCCACGCCACAGCCAAGCCTGAGCCAAAGCCCAACTGCCGACCAACAATTGTGGTTGGTGCAATTTGCGGGGCCGCTCAAGGATGCTTGGTTGGATGAACTGACCAAAGCTGGCGCGGAACGCGTGATTTATATGCCCAACAACGCCTACCTCGTTTGGGCAAATGGCCAAACCGTGGCCAAACTTGATGCACTCAGCAAGAGCAATGGGGCGATTCAATGGGCTGGTGCTTACCACCCCGAATATCGCTTAGCTCCTGAGTTCCGCCAAAAGGCCAGCAACCCCGATGCGAAGGGGCTGGTCGATATTACGATTCAGTTCTACAACAGTGCTACGGTTGAGCGTGATGTGCGCGAAGTACTTGATGCAAGCGCTCAAGTTTACGCGACCCCTTGGCAAGTGCTCAACTTCACCACGATTTCGGTTCAAGTCAGCGAAGCTGCCTTGGCTCCGATTGCTCGCCGCGCCAATGTCTACAATATTGAGGCGTGGGAAGCTCCTCAAAAAATGGATGAGCGCCAAGGTCAAATTATTGCTGGTAACGTAACCACTGCTGGTGGCAAAGTGGTGCCAAACGGCCCAGGCTACCTCTCATGGTTGCAAAGCCAGGGCGTGCCAACTGACCCCAACCAATATCCAATTGTCGATGTTATCGATGATGGCTTGGATAACGGCACGACCTCGCCGATTCACCCCGACTTCTATGTTAATGGGATTCGGCCTGGTGCCTCGCGGATCGCCGCAGTTGGTAACTGTACAGCTGATGCTTCTGGATCAAACCAAGATGGCCACGGTCACCTCAATGTAGGGATTGTTGGTAGCTACAACAACCTGACTGGCTCGCCACACGTTGACGGTGCTAGCTCTGGCATTGCTGGAGGCTATCGCGTTGGTCTAGGTATTTCGCCATTCGGGCGCATGGCCAGCACCAAGATTTTCAACAATGGTGGTAGTTTTGATTTGACCAATTGTGGTGGCGGTAGCAACTACATTGGAATCATTGCGATGGCCTATACCCATGGTGCTGCCATCTCATCCAACAGTTGGGGCTCAAACAGTGGTGGCGCGTATACCGCTTCATCACAAGCCTACGACCAAGGAACTCGTGATGCAAGCAGCACCACTGCTGGCAACCAAGAAATGGCTCACATCGTCGCTGCTGGTAACGCTGGCTCAGGGACGAACACAGTTGGCTCGCCTGGTACTGCCAAGAACGTTATCACCGTAGGCGCAACCGAAAACGTGCGCGACGAAGGCGTGATGGATGGTTGTGATGAGCCAAATGCCGATAACGCTGATGATATCGCTACGTTCTCAAGCCGTGGTCCAACCGATGATGCACGGGTAAAACCCGACATTATGGCTCCTGGAACGCACGTGATGGGTCCAGCTTCACAACAAGCTGACTTTAGTGGTGCTAGCGTTTGTGCGATTGCTGGGAGTGCCTACTACCCAACTGGCCAAACACTTTACACTTGGTCGAGCGGTACGAGCCACTCAACCCCAGCGGTTGCAGGGGCTGCTTCATTGCTCTACACCAAATATCGCACCAGCTTTGGTGGCGGTGTTGCTCCAAGCCCAGCGATGTTGAAAGCCTATATGTTGGCTTCAACCCGCTACATGAATGGTAGCGGTACTGGTGGTACCTTGCCATCAAACAACCAAGGTTGGGGCGATATGAACTTGGCTCCGGCCTTGGACAACACCCCACGGATTGTGGTTGACCAAACCCGCACCTTTGGCGCAACTGGTGAAGAATTTACCCAAATTGGCCAAGTTGCCGATTCAGCCAAACCAATCCGAATTACCTTGGCATGGACTGACGCAGTTGGTAGCACCACTGGTAACAGCTATGTCAACGACCTTGATCTCGAAGTGACAGTTGGTGGCCAAACCTACAAAGGTAACGTCTTCAACGGGGCACTTTCAACCACTGGTGGCACTGCCGATAACAAGAACAACATCGAAGGTGTGTACTTGCCAGCAGGCGCAAGTGGCGCGATTCAAGTTAAAGTCATTGCCCGCAACATTGCTGGCGATGCCATCCCAGGCAATGCTGATACCACCGACCAAGACTTTGCCTTGTATGTTTACAACGGCTCAGTTGGCCCAACCGGTACCTTGACTGGTCAAGTAACCCAAAGCAATAGCAACCCAGTTGTTGGCGCAATGGTTCGCACCAGCGGTGGTTCAAGTGCTTTGACCAACGCCAGTGGTAACTACAGCATGATCGTACCAGTTGGTACCTATGCTGTAACCGCTAGCTTGCAAGGTGCGTTCCAAGTTGTCCCAAGCGTATCAATTACCGAAAATGTCACCACGACCCAAAACTTTGTGTTGAGCTATGGCTCGATCACTGGAACGGTGCGTGATGCCTTTAGCCCAAGCAACCCAATTATGGGGGCAAATGTTTCGGTGATTGGCTATAGCACCACAACCAACGCCGCAGGCCAATACACCATTCCGGTGGCTAATGTTGGCTCAACCACGGTAACGGTCAGTGCGCCGAAATATGCCACGCAATCACAATCGGTAACGGTGGTTGATGCTGGCACGGCGACCCAAGACTTCACTTTGGCGGCTGGCGCGGTCGCAGGGATTGTGACCAACAGCGCGAACGGCGCACCGGTTGCCGATGCAACGGTCGCCATCAGCAACCAATATGTTAAGACTAAAGCTGATGGTAGCTTTGCTATTCGCTTGGAGCCAGGTAGCCATACCCTGACGGCTTCGAAGATTGGCTTTGCTGCTGATAGCGCTAGCTTGACGATTAGCAATGGGGTTACGACAACCCAAGATCTGGAAATTACCCCAGCCTTTGGTTATACCCCAGCCAGCTTGACCCGCACCTTTACCTTTGGTGATGCACCATTCACCGATACTGTTGGCTTAGAATTAACCAACAATGGTACTCAGCCATTTACCTACACCATTCGCGAAAATGGCGCAACTGGCTTTACCCCAGCAGTCAATCGAGCTGGCGGCAACGTCTTGGTGGTTCAACGCAACTCGGCCACTTCGGCCACTGCTGCAACCACAGCCTTGACAGCGCTTGGTTATACCTTTGAATCAATTGATAACGTTGCATTCGAAGCCCGTAGCTTGGCCAACTTGCAAACCTTTGATGCAGTAATCTTCCTTGGCACAACTAATGCAACCGCCAACAATGCCAGCGAAGCAAAACTTACCGAATACCTCAACGCAGGCGGTAAGTTGTTTATTGCTGATAACGACCTTGGCTTCTTCACCAACTCAGGTACGTTCTACCGAACCGTGCTTGACTCAACCTATGGTGGTGATGATCCAGGTCAGGCCAATCGAGCCTTGACCGGCTTCGATTTCATGGCTGGTGTGAATGCAGCCTCAGCCGACGCGTACCCTGACTTCTACACCCCAGGTAGTTCATCGACGGTGATCTTCCGCTATGTCAATAATGCAGTTGGCGGTAGCTTCATCCAACGCAATAACTACAAAGTTGTCTACCTTGCAACCGACTTCGTAAACTTGGGTACGTCAGCTGCTGGCGATACGATTGAGCGCACTGTGCTTGATCGCGTGCTGCAAGCAATTGCTGGTAACACCGATAGCATTCCATGGTTGCAGGAAGCCCCTGCGACTGGCGTGATTGCTGGTGGTGCAAGCACCGATGTGGCAATTGGCTGGAACCCAACCGTCATTACCCAACCTGGCACCTACACTGGTAGTTTGAGCCTTGGCTACTCAGCAGTGATCAGCCAAACCTTTAACATTCCAGTGACGATGATTGTCAACCCAGCCGCTACCCAAGCACGGATTGGCGGTACGGTTGTTTCATCAGGTGTTTGTGATACGATTCCTGCTCCAGCCGCTGGCGCTAAGATTTTGATCACCTATACCAGCGGGGTAACGGCAACAGTTACTACCAATGCCAATGGTGAATATGCCTTCTTCGTGCCTCAAGGTGGTACCTATACCGTTGCCGCTAGCGCCGTTGATCATCTTGGTCAATCGCAAAGCGTCACGGTTGCTGATGGTGCTGAAGTTACCCAAAACTTCACCTTGCGCTTGAACAAGCCTTGTTTGACTGCTGGCCCAGAGTCGTTGAGTGCGTCACTCCAATTGGGTGCTGCCCCTGTAACTCAAACTTTGGTTGTAACCAGCAAGGGTGCTGCTCCGCTCAATGCAACAATCAGCGAGCAAAGCCGCAGCGCCGTTAGCCAAGCTGGCTATACCATCTCGGAAATTCCATATAGCTGGATCGAAGCCAACGATGGTACAAACCTGAACTTGACTGACGATGCTGAAGCCAATATTACCAGCCCATTCACCGTAACCATCTTCAACACCAGCAGCCGCAACTTGCGGGTTGCTAACAACGGTGTTGTCTTGGTTGGTGTAACCACTGGTGATGTCGCCGCAACCAACGAATCGTTGCTAACTGGTGCAACCAACAATGTTATCTCACCATTCTGGGATGATATTGATGATGAATCAGGGGCAACCTACTGGAAAGTTGTCGGTACTGCGCCAAACCGCTCATTGATCATTCAATGGGAAAATCGCCCACACTATAACGGCATTGGTAGTGCAACCTTCCAAGTTGTGATCAACGAACAAGGTGGCATGATTTACCAATACAAAGATCTCGATTACGGCGATCCGTTGTACGACAATGGTTTGAGTGCAACCGTTGGTGTTCGTGGTGCAAGCACAGCTCAAGCTGCTCAATTCAGCTTCAACCAAGCTCGCCTGCGCAGCGAAATGGCCTTGTGTGTTTCCGCTAGCTGTGATGCTATTTCATGGTTGACTGAAACGCCAAACACGATTACTGGCTTACCTGGTACGCCAGTCACCAATCAAGTGGTCAATGTGGTCTTCTCGACCAACGGCCTGACCCAAGCTGGGGTCTACACTGGTAACTTGGTCTTGACCCACAATGCACCGCTACCAGGCGTAACTATCCCTGTAACCTTGACGGTTACCGCTCCACCGAACTTCGGTTCAATTAGTGGGACAATTCAAGGCTTAGCTGCATGTGATGTCTCACCTGCTCCATTAAGTGGCGCAACTGTGACCATCAACACTACGCCAGCAACTGTCTTGACCACCAGCGCTGCTGGATCATACAGCTATAGCTTAGCTGCTGGTAGCTATACGATTACGGTTGCCAAGGCTGGCTATGTCACCCAAACCTATAATGTGACGGTTCCTGCAGCTGGTGCGGTTACCCAAAACGGTCAACTGCGCTTGAATGCACCATGTTTGGATGTGGATACCACGCCAATCAGCGAGACTGTTGGAATCAACACCATCACAACGCAAACCCTGACCTTGGATAACAATGGTGCTGCACCATTGACGTGGACAATTGCTGAATTGGCTGCCAGTGGCCGCCCAGCCCCAACCAGTGGCGAAGCAGCTCCAACCCGCAAGCCAGTTCCTGCTAACCTACGTGGCCTCGGCAGCAAGCAAACCGCTCCTGCTGAAGAAGCAATTCAAGATGGTAGCTTCGAAGCAACTGTTGCTTCAGGTAATACCAACAGCAATCCATTCTGGAGCCAAAGTTCAACCAACTTCGGTGTTGTATTCTGTACAACCAGCTGTTCAACTGGCACTGCCGACGTTCCACACACTGGAACCTGGTTTGCTTGGTTTGGCGGGCTTGACCCAGCCGATAGCCCACCAGATGAGTTGGGTACCTTGTCGCAAACCTTTACTGCAATCGGTAACGCTTCAGGCACTTTGTCGTTCTGGTTGTTCATGAACGAACAAAGTGGCGTTGATACCGACTACCTCAAGGTTAAGATCGATGGTACAACGGTTTATACCGTAACCAATGCCCAAGTTGGCAGCTTCCCAACCTATACCTTGGTAAATGTGCCAATTACCGGCGATGTCTTGGCTGATACCAGCAGCCACACCTTGTTGATCGAGTCGTTCGTTGATGCAAGCGGTAATACCAACTTCTTCCTTGACGATATTTCATTGGATTTGACTGGTGTCTCATGTTCACCAAATGTTGCTTCATGGGTTCGCGCAGTGCCAAATAGTGGCACGATTGCAGCCGATGGCTCAGCCAATGTGGCACTTGAATTCAACACCAATGGCTTGGCCGCTGGTCTCCACACAGTCAACCTGTGTATCCAGACCAACGATACGACCCAACCAAATGTTCAAATTCCAGTTACCATCAACGTGACTGAGAATGTTGATCCAACCCGTAAGATCTACTTACCAATGGTCAGCAAGAACTAAAACAAGCTGGCAGTTACTGAGATTTTTCAGTAACTGCCACTTGATCGGTTAAAGCAAAAGCCGCCTTGGAAATGCTCCAAGGCGGCTTTTGCGTGTGGTATGTTAAACTTCCATCACCACTGGAATAACCATTGGGCGGCGGCGAGTGCGCTCGTACAGGAAACGCCCAACCACTTCTTTGATTTTGCGAGCAGCTGGCGAAGAAACTGCTGGCGAATTGCCCTCGGCGGTTTCTTCCCCATCGCTAAATGCCCGAGCTGGCACGACATAGCTTTCGCTGAACGAGGCTCGTACTGCTTCTTTGGCTCCCTCGATCAAATCGGTTGAATCGCGGGTCGAAACAAAGCCACGGCTCACGATATCAGGCCCAGCGACCAAGTTGCCAGTTTGTAGATCGACTGAAACGACGACCATTAAGATGCCATCTTTGGAAAGCATTTGGCGGTCGCGAACCACTGCCCCACCAATATCGCCGACCGAAACGCCATCGACGAAGACATGACCAACCGGGGCGCGGCTAACCAGTTTGCCATAATTTTGGCTGAATTCCATAATCGAGCCGCCCTCGGCAATCAGCACATTATCGCCATTAAAGCCCATACCTTCGGCCAATTGCTTATACCGAGCTAGGTGGCGATAATCGCCGTGGAAAGGGATAACATACTGCGGTTGTACCAAGTTAAGCAGCATTTTTAGCTCTTCTTGGGCCGCGTGACCAGAAACGTGCACAGGCAAATCTGAACCATAGATCACATTTGCCCCAAGTTTGTACAAATTATCGATCACTTTATAGACCGATACTTCGTTGCCGGGAATTGGTGAGGCCGAGATTACCACGGTATCGCCGCGCTGAATTGAAATTTGGCGATGGTCGCGGTTGGCCATGCGTGAGAGCGCGGCCATTGGTTCGCCTTGACTGCCCGTGCACACAATCGCAATTTGATCATCGGGCAAGTTTTTCATATCGCCTGCCCGAATCAACGTGCCATCGGGAACTTCAAGGTAGCCTAATTCGCGGGCAATTGAGGTGTTGTTTTCCATCGAGCGACCGACTGGCACAACCTTGCGGCCATAATCAATCGCTGCGTTAATTGCCATTTGCACCCGTGAGATATTTGAGGCAAAGGTTGCCATAATTACCCGCCCCGGGGCTGTGGCAAAAATTTGATCAAAGGCATCGCCAACCACCCGCTCCGATGGGGTATAGCCTTTCGATTCAACCCGCACGCAGTCGGTGACCAACACAATTGGGTTGCGGCGGCCAAAATCAACCAAACGATCAATTTCGGTTGGCCAATTATCAACAGGAGTATGGTCAAGCTTCCAGTCAGTGATATACAAAGCCAATCCAGCAGGCGAGGTCAAGCCAAAGCCCACCGAGTCGGGGATGGAGTGGGCAATGTGAAATGGCTCAATCGTGAAGCAACCAAGCTGCAATTTATCGCCTGGGGCAATTACTTTGGTTGCAACTTTATCAGTTAACCGATGTTCTTTGAGCTTGTTCGAGAGCAAACCGAGGGTTAAGGTTGTGCCGTAGACCGTTGGAAAGCCCAAATCGCCAATCAACCAAGGCACGGCTCCAATGTGGTCCTCGTGGCCATGGGTCAGCAAGATACCGCGAATATTTGCAACTTTATCGCGCAAATAGGTGATATCAGGCAACACCAAATCAACGCCTAGCATCTCGCTTTCGGGAAACATCACACCCATATCGCAGATGACAATATCTTCTTCATACTCAAAAACCCACATGTTGCGGCCAACTTCCGATGCGCCCCCAAGTGGGATAACCCGTAATTTGTTTTTAGTCATACGAATACAAACCACAGTGCAAGTAGGCCTGCACTGTCGTCATGGCTCCTTTCTGAATAATCCCAAC
This sequence is a window from Herpetosiphon gulosus. Protein-coding genes within it:
- a CDS encoding carboxypeptidase regulatory-like domain-containing protein — translated: MAKFPFIRQAALIAMTLSLGLQGAAQPARAEVLRAPTATTKFLVEPNSPANKFVRTNGTLIADYGSFSVWQVATSNANSLNQLAGAQAADLDTIGLRGISFNPLKSVPTPQPSLSQSPTADQQLWLVQFAGPLKDAWLDELTKAGAERVIYMPNNAYLVWANGQTVAKLDALSKSNGAIQWAGAYHPEYRLAPEFRQKASNPDAKGLVDITIQFYNSATVERDVREVLDASAQVYATPWQVLNFTTISVQVSEAALAPIARRANVYNIEAWEAPQKMDERQGQIIAGNVTTAGGKVVPNGPGYLSWLQSQGVPTDPNQYPIVDVIDDGLDNGTTSPIHPDFYVNGIRPGASRIAAVGNCTADASGSNQDGHGHLNVGIVGSYNNLTGSPHVDGASSGIAGGYRVGLGISPFGRMASTKIFNNGGSFDLTNCGGGSNYIGIIAMAYTHGAAISSNSWGSNSGGAYTASSQAYDQGTRDASSTTAGNQEMAHIVAAGNAGSGTNTVGSPGTAKNVITVGATENVRDEGVMDGCDEPNADNADDIATFSSRGPTDDARVKPDIMAPGTHVMGPASQQADFSGASVCAIAGSAYYPTGQTLYTWSSGTSHSTPAVAGAASLLYTKYRTSFGGGVAPSPAMLKAYMLASTRYMNGSGTGGTLPSNNQGWGDMNLAPALDNTPRIVVDQTRTFGATGEEFTQIGQVADSAKPIRITLAWTDAVGSTTGNSYVNDLDLEVTVGGQTYKGNVFNGALSTTGGTADNKNNIEGVYLPAGASGAIQVKVIARNIAGDAIPGNADTTDQDFALYVYNGSVGPTGTLTGQVTQSNSNPVVGAMVRTSGGSSALTNASGNYSMIVPVGTYAVTASLQGAFQVVPSVSITENVTTTQNFVLSYGSITGTVRDAFSPSNPIMGANVSVIGYSTTTNAAGQYTIPVANVGSTTVTVSAPKYATQSQSVTVVDAGTATQDFTLAAGAVAGIVTNSANGAPVADATVAISNQYVKTKADGSFAIRLEPGSHTLTASKIGFAADSASLTISNGVTTTQDLEITPAFGYTPASLTRTFTFGDAPFTDTVGLELTNNGTQPFTYTIRENGATGFTPAVNRAGGNVLVVQRNSATSATAATTALTALGYTFESIDNVAFEARSLANLQTFDAVIFLGTTNATANNASEAKLTEYLNAGGKLFIADNDLGFFTNSGTFYRTVLDSTYGGDDPGQANRALTGFDFMAGVNAASADAYPDFYTPGSSSTVIFRYVNNAVGGSFIQRNNYKVVYLATDFVNLGTSAAGDTIERTVLDRVLQAIAGNTDSIPWLQEAPATGVIAGGASTDVAIGWNPTVITQPGTYTGSLSLGYSAVISQTFNIPVTMIVNPAATQARIGGTVVSSGVCDTIPAPAAGAKILITYTSGVTATVTTNANGEYAFFVPQGGTYTVAASAVDHLGQSQSVTVADGAEVTQNFTLRLNKPCLTAGPESLSASLQLGAAPVTQTLVVTSKGAAPLNATISEQSRSAVSQAGYTISEIPYSWIEANDGTNLNLTDDAEANITSPFTVTIFNTSSRNLRVANNGVVLVGVTTGDVAATNESLLTGATNNVISPFWDDIDDESGATYWKVVGTAPNRSLIIQWENRPHYNGIGSATFQVVINEQGGMIYQYKDLDYGDPLYDNGLSATVGVRGASTAQAAQFSFNQARLRSEMALCVSASCDAISWLTETPNTITGLPGTPVTNQVVNVVFSTNGLTQAGVYTGNLVLTHNAPLPGVTIPVTLTVTAPPNFGSISGTIQGLAACDVSPAPLSGATVTINTTPATVLTTSAAGSYSYSLAAGSYTITVAKAGYVTQTYNVTVPAAGAVTQNGQLRLNAPCLDVDTTPISETVGINTITTQTLTLDNNGAAPLTWTIAELAASGRPAPTSGEAAPTRKPVPANLRGLGSKQTAPAEEAIQDGSFEATVASGNTNSNPFWSQSSTNFGVVFCTTSCSTGTADVPHTGTWFAWFGGLDPADSPPDELGTLSQTFTAIGNASGTLSFWLFMNEQSGVDTDYLKVKIDGTTVYTVTNAQVGSFPTYTLVNVPITGDVLADTSSHTLLIESFVDASGNTNFFLDDISLDLTGVSCSPNVASWVRAVPNSGTIAADGSANVALEFNTNGLAAGLHTVNLCIQTNDTTQPNVQIPVTINVTENVDPTRKIYLPMVSKN
- a CDS encoding ribonuclease J; the encoded protein is MTKNKLRVIPLGGASEVGRNMWVFEYEEDIVICDMGVMFPESEMLGVDLVLPDITYLRDKVANIRGILLTHGHEDHIGAVPWLIGDLGFPTVYGTTLTLGLLSNKLKEHRLTDKVATKVIAPGDKLQLGCFTIEPFHIAHSIPDSVGFGLTSPAGLALYITDWKLDHTPVDNWPTEIDRLVDFGRRNPIVLVTDCVRVESKGYTPSERVVGDAFDQIFATAPGRVIMATFASNISRVQMAINAAIDYGRKVVPVGRSMENNTSIARELGYLEVPDGTLIRAGDMKNLPDDQIAIVCTGSQGEPMAALSRMANRDHRQISIQRGDTVVISASPIPGNEVSVYKVIDNLYKLGANVIYGSDLPVHVSGHAAQEELKMLLNLVQPQYVIPFHGDYRHLARYKQLAEGMGFNGDNVLIAEGGSIMEFSQNYGKLVSRAPVGHVFVDGVSVGDIGGAVVRDRQMLSKDGILMVVVSVDLQTGNLVAGPDIVSRGFVSTRDSTDLIEGAKEAVRASFSESYVVPARAFSDGEETAEGNSPAVSSPAARKIKEVVGRFLYERTRRRPMVIPVVMEV